A window of the Paraburkholderia sp. ZP32-5 genome harbors these coding sequences:
- a CDS encoding bifunctional DedA family/phosphatase PAP2 family protein: MEHTYIHLLHLLAGHSTWMLAIVFLAAFLEAIAVIGTFIPGSTAMFLAGALTGTGALSLGWVFVWALLGAVAGDGMSFWLGERYKERIVHLWPLRTHPEVLEAGRRFFIKHGAKSVVLARFIGPLRAIVPVVAGMMGMPPLRFYAINVLSALIWAPAHILPGVVFGASVLLAGAVSFRLVVILAMLVCIVWLSFRGAAFLVSHANAWSSAAGRHLGDWACRHPGPLGRVARKLLDPDTPDATHILVASLVVLLAGALFFGVLGDVVSGDPLTTVDLSVYHFLQSVRTPWGDAVLAHLATLGSGLTLIALIVTVVLWMVWERRWRTITYWLAAVAFSQLLILALQLAMHRAPPNELMTGHYVFPSNHVAATVIVYGFLAFLLGRRVGKLEGVLVGGASIIVVIVVALAGVYFGRYWVSDAIGGAALAYGWVAIVALSALWRHPQAPPRRWFMPLVVLAVMLVSVGVQLGVAPPAPPDTTPPPVLLTQAAWKQSGWRRVPCFRSDMGGDHKEPLTLQWVSAPASIREQLRSQGWVEGTDVSAHSLLSLASPDVSAVSLPVLPKLNNGVPSSLVFMRPGETRDERYVLRFWPSGYAVDDGMTAAPLWVGAFAHERLSRPSWPLNILRIDRETSPFDAHAKSGSELGATMIAEVDCHGVPVSLLVSPME, from the coding sequence ATGGAGCACACCTACATCCACCTTTTGCATCTGCTCGCCGGCCACTCGACGTGGATGCTCGCGATCGTCTTTCTCGCCGCGTTTCTCGAAGCCATTGCGGTCATCGGCACCTTCATCCCCGGCAGTACCGCGATGTTCCTCGCCGGCGCGCTGACCGGCACCGGCGCGCTGAGCCTCGGCTGGGTCTTCGTGTGGGCGCTCCTCGGCGCGGTCGCCGGCGACGGCATGAGCTTCTGGCTCGGCGAGCGCTACAAGGAGCGCATCGTCCATCTATGGCCGCTTCGCACGCATCCCGAAGTGCTCGAGGCGGGCCGGCGTTTCTTTATCAAGCATGGCGCGAAGAGCGTCGTGCTCGCGCGCTTTATCGGCCCGTTGCGGGCGATCGTGCCGGTCGTCGCGGGCATGATGGGAATGCCGCCGCTGCGCTTCTATGCGATCAACGTGCTGTCGGCGCTGATCTGGGCGCCCGCGCACATCCTGCCGGGCGTCGTGTTCGGCGCGTCGGTGCTGCTCGCCGGCGCGGTGTCGTTCCGGCTCGTCGTGATCCTCGCGATGCTCGTCTGCATCGTGTGGCTGAGCTTTCGCGGCGCGGCCTTTCTGGTGTCGCATGCGAATGCGTGGTCGAGCGCGGCGGGCCGCCATCTGGGCGACTGGGCCTGCCGCCATCCGGGGCCGCTCGGCCGCGTCGCGCGTAAGCTGCTCGACCCCGACACGCCGGACGCGACCCATATCCTCGTCGCGTCGCTGGTCGTGCTGCTGGCTGGAGCACTCTTCTTCGGCGTGCTCGGGGACGTCGTCAGCGGCGATCCGCTGACCACCGTCGACCTGTCGGTCTATCACTTCCTGCAATCGGTGCGCACGCCATGGGGCGACGCCGTGCTCGCCCATCTCGCGACGCTCGGCAGCGGCCTCACGCTGATCGCGCTGATCGTCACCGTCGTGCTGTGGATGGTGTGGGAGCGGCGCTGGCGCACGATCACCTACTGGCTCGCGGCGGTCGCGTTCTCGCAACTGCTGATCCTCGCCCTGCAACTCGCGATGCACCGCGCGCCGCCCAACGAACTGATGACCGGCCACTATGTGTTTCCGAGCAATCACGTCGCGGCGACCGTCATCGTGTACGGCTTTCTCGCGTTCCTGCTCGGGCGCCGGGTCGGCAAGCTCGAAGGCGTGCTAGTCGGCGGCGCGAGCATCATCGTCGTGATCGTGGTCGCGCTGGCGGGCGTCTACTTCGGCCGCTACTGGGTGTCCGACGCGATCGGCGGCGCGGCGCTTGCCTACGGCTGGGTCGCGATCGTCGCGCTGAGCGCGCTGTGGCGACATCCGCAGGCGCCGCCGCGCCGCTGGTTCATGCCGCTCGTCGTGCTCGCGGTGATGCTGGTCAGCGTCGGCGTGCAGCTCGGCGTCGCGCCGCCCGCGCCGCCGGACACCACACCGCCGCCTGTGCTGCTGACACAGGCCGCATGGAAGCAGTCCGGATGGCGGCGCGTGCCGTGCTTCCGCTCCGACATGGGCGGCGATCACAAGGAACCGCTGACGCTGCAATGGGTTTCGGCGCCGGCTTCGATTCGCGAGCAGTTGCGCTCGCAAGGCTGGGTCGAAGGCACCGACGTGTCCGCGCACAGCCTGCTGTCGCTCGCATCGCCTGATGTATCGGCAGTGTCGCTGCCGGTGCTGCCGAAGCTGAACAACGGCGTGCCGTCGTCGCTGGTGTTCATGCGGCCCGGCGAGACGCGCGACGAGCGCTACGTGCTGCGTTTCTGGCCGAGCGGCTATGCGGTGGACGACGGCATGACCGCCGCGCCGCTCTGGGTCGGTGCGTTCGCGCACGAGCGGCTGTCGCGGCCGTCGTGGCCGCTCAACATTCTGCGGATCGACAGGGAAACGAGCCCGTTCGACGCGCACGCGAAATCCGGCAGCGAACTCGGCGCGACGATGATCGCGGAAGTCGATTGTCATGGCGTGCCGGTGTCGTTGCTGGTATCGCCGATGGAATGA
- a CDS encoding OsmC family protein: MAHGEHKYHVSVQWTGNRGSGTSGYREYGRDHVISSGSKPDIPGSSDPAFLGDAQRWNPEDLLVASASACHKLWYLHLCSDAGIVVLDYRDDAEGTMLDSSQPGRFSEIVLRPRVVIRAGGDVELAEHLHHVAHEKCYIANSVNFPILCEPLIETDAR; encoded by the coding sequence ATGGCGCACGGCGAGCACAAGTATCACGTATCGGTGCAATGGACGGGCAACCGTGGCAGCGGCACTTCGGGGTATCGCGAATACGGGCGCGATCACGTGATTTCTTCGGGCAGCAAGCCCGATATTCCGGGCTCGTCGGACCCGGCGTTTCTCGGCGATGCGCAGCGCTGGAATCCCGAAGACCTGCTGGTCGCGTCGGCGAGCGCATGCCACAAGCTCTGGTATCTGCACCTGTGTTCCGATGCAGGCATCGTCGTGCTCGATTATCGCGACGACGCCGAAGGCACGATGCTCGACAGCTCGCAGCCGGGCCGTTTTTCGGAGATCGTGCTGCGGCCGCGCGTCGTGATCCGCGCGGGCGGCGATGTCGAACTGGCCGAGCATCTGCATCACGTCGCACACGAAAAGTGCTACATCGCGAACTCGGTCAACTTTCCGATTCTCTGCGAGCCGCTGATCGAGACGGACGCTCGCTGA
- a CDS encoding Lrp/AsnC family transcriptional regulator, with amino-acid sequence MPSEDLDKTDRAILAALQNDGRMSNAKLAETVGLSETPCARRLKRLENDGYIDQYRAVLSRAALGLGVVSFVLVRFAVHDRVVANRFEREVQAMPRILSCHNVSGSADYILQIVARDLDDYGAFMRDVLRGLPGVTSVESALSLREVKPFGGLPLS; translated from the coding sequence ATGCCCTCCGAAGACCTCGACAAGACCGACCGCGCGATCCTCGCGGCGCTGCAAAACGATGGCCGCATGTCGAACGCTAAGCTCGCCGAAACCGTCGGCCTCAGCGAGACGCCATGCGCGCGGCGTCTGAAGCGCCTCGAAAACGACGGCTATATCGACCAGTACCGCGCGGTGCTGTCGCGCGCCGCGCTCGGCCTCGGCGTGGTGTCGTTCGTGCTGGTGCGCTTCGCTGTGCACGACCGCGTGGTCGCGAACCGCTTCGAACGCGAGGTGCAGGCGATGCCGCGCATCCTGTCGTGTCACAACGTGTCGGGCAGCGCCGACTACATTCTGCAGATCGTCGCGCGCGATCTCGACGACTACGGCGCCTTCATGCGCGACGTGCTGCGCGGGCTGCCCGGCGTGACATCGGTGGAATCGGCGTTGTCGTTGCGCGAAGTGAAGCCGTTTGGTGGCCTGCCGCTCTCCTGA
- a CDS encoding LysE family translocator yields MISAHLLAVYVAALIVVYAVPGPDMALILQTSISRGVRSGFAAAAGLGLSRATHVTLSACGMAALLRNAPWLYDAVRYVGAVYLAWVGIQIFRSPGFALPANARDERETVSASSANAASGEAAGAVRPLRAAFVKGLLTNLLNPKALLFCSVLLPQFVRPEAGPVALQMIELGVVLLVIGACFDLMYTVGAARIANWMRAHPLAQTLQRWTFSAALIGFAVRLSLD; encoded by the coding sequence ATGATTTCCGCTCACCTGCTGGCCGTCTACGTGGCGGCGCTGATTGTCGTTTATGCGGTGCCTGGGCCAGACATGGCGCTGATTTTGCAAACCAGCATTTCGCGCGGAGTGCGCAGCGGCTTTGCGGCGGCCGCCGGGCTTGGCCTGTCGCGCGCGACGCACGTGACGCTGTCGGCGTGCGGCATGGCTGCATTGCTGCGCAACGCACCGTGGCTGTACGACGCGGTGCGCTACGTCGGCGCGGTGTATCTCGCGTGGGTCGGGATTCAGATCTTTCGCTCGCCGGGTTTTGCGCTGCCGGCTAACGCGCGCGATGAGCGTGAGACGGTGTCCGCGAGCAGCGCGAACGCCGCGAGCGGCGAGGCGGCCGGCGCGGTGCGTCCGTTGCGGGCCGCGTTCGTCAAAGGTTTGCTGACGAATCTGCTCAACCCGAAGGCGCTGCTGTTCTGCTCGGTGCTGCTGCCGCAATTCGTGCGGCCCGAAGCGGGGCCGGTCGCGTTGCAGATGATCGAACTCGGTGTGGTGCTGCTGGTGATCGGCGCCTGTTTCGACCTGATGTATACGGTTGGCGCCGCGCGCATCGCTAACTGGATGCGCGCTCATCCGCTCGCGCAGACTTTGCAGCGATGGACGTTTTCGGCAGCGCTGATTGGGTTCGCGGTGCGGCTTTCGCTGGATTGA
- a CDS encoding DUF1289 domain-containing protein, producing the protein MSIESPCIDICKFDDKTGFCIGCTRTRDECKSWKKMKDKHRKKIIEDRPRRERKLKK; encoded by the coding sequence ATGAGCATCGAGTCACCCTGCATCGATATCTGCAAGTTCGACGACAAAACCGGCTTTTGCATCGGCTGCACACGCACACGCGACGAATGCAAAAGCTGGAAGAAGATGAAAGACAAGCATCGCAAGAAAATTATCGAGGACCGGCCTCGGCGCGAACGCAAGCTGAAAAAGTGA
- a CDS encoding YnfA family protein, whose amino-acid sequence MKTFLLYVATAVAEILGCYLPWRWLKEDGSAWLLLPGALSLALFAWLLTLHGSAAGRVYAAYGGVYVAVAIAWLWGVDKVRPTLWDAAGVALTLAGMAVIAFQPRVHL is encoded by the coding sequence ATGAAAACCTTCCTGCTGTACGTCGCGACCGCCGTTGCCGAAATTCTGGGCTGCTACCTGCCGTGGCGCTGGCTGAAGGAGGACGGCTCCGCGTGGCTGCTATTGCCCGGTGCACTCAGCCTCGCACTGTTCGCATGGCTGCTGACGTTGCACGGCAGCGCCGCGGGCCGCGTTTATGCGGCGTACGGCGGCGTGTATGTCGCGGTGGCGATTGCGTGGCTGTGGGGCGTGGACAAGGTACGGCCCACGCTATGGGACGCCGCGGGCGTTGCACTGACACTGGCCGGCATGGCAGTGATCGCGTTCCAGCCGCGCGTTCATCTATAA
- a CDS encoding DUF1993 domain-containing protein produces MSISMYQASLPVLIRGLTNLQAILGKAEAHAAAKQIEPSVFTNARLAPDMLPLVRQIYIVSDTAKGCAARLAGVEPPKFEDVEQTFDELQSRLQKTIDYLKEFNAAQIDGSESHTITLKMRSGPLEFTGLSYLFGFVLPNFYFHITTAYGILRHNGVELGKLDYLGGMQ; encoded by the coding sequence ATGTCAATTTCGATGTATCAAGCGTCACTGCCCGTGCTGATTCGCGGCCTTACGAACCTGCAGGCCATTCTGGGCAAAGCCGAAGCGCATGCCGCAGCGAAGCAGATCGAGCCGTCCGTATTCACGAATGCCCGGCTCGCGCCGGACATGCTGCCGCTTGTGCGCCAGATTTATATCGTGAGCGATACCGCAAAGGGTTGCGCAGCGCGGCTGGCTGGCGTCGAACCGCCGAAGTTCGAAGACGTCGAGCAGACTTTCGATGAATTGCAGTCCCGTCTTCAAAAGACGATCGATTATCTGAAGGAATTCAACGCCGCACAGATCGACGGCTCGGAAAGCCACACGATCACGTTGAAAATGCGCTCGGGTCCGCTCGAATTCACCGGCCTGTCATATCTGTTCGGTTTCGTGTTGCCGAACTTCTATTTCCACATCACGACTGCATACGGCATCCTGCGTCATAACGGCGTGGAACTCGGCAAGCTCGATTACCTGGGCGGCATGCAGTAA
- a CDS encoding S53 family peptidase, producing MSTKHPLPGSERTVEQGTKLIGQCDPAQRIDVYVMLRRQRQAQFDALMSRIEAGDPNVKPLSRDELAKDYGAAPDDIAKVKAFAVAHGLTVAREDAAERSVLLSGTIAQFQAAFEVKLEHYQHHTAGQFRGRTGTISVPDDLHGVVEAVLGLDNRPQARPHFRIRPPFAAARARQESFTPLQLASLYEFPQSDGDGQCVGIIELGGGYNTSDLKAYFASLGVAAPTVKSIGVDQSGNKPSGDPNGPDGEVTLDVEIVGALVPRATIAVYFTQNSDAGFLDAVNRAVHDTANKPSVISISWGAPESVWTGQSMQAFNSVLQSAAALGVTICAASGDSGSSDGSGGGDQVDFPASSPYVLACGGTSVTASGSSITHEVVWNDGEQGGASGGGVSTAFPVPVWQKNLSATSTGGGSKALSGRGVPDVAGDASPITGYSVLIDGTQTVVGGTSAVAPLWAGLIARINAAKGQPAGFVNAKLYKAPGACNDITQGNNGSFAASKGWDACTGLGSPNGGKVAAAL from the coding sequence ATGAGCACCAAGCACCCATTGCCAGGCAGCGAACGAACGGTCGAGCAAGGCACGAAGCTTATCGGGCAGTGCGATCCGGCGCAGCGGATCGACGTTTACGTGATGCTGCGCCGGCAGCGCCAGGCGCAGTTCGACGCGCTGATGAGCCGGATCGAGGCCGGCGACCCGAACGTGAAGCCGCTGTCGCGCGACGAGTTGGCCAAAGACTACGGCGCCGCGCCGGATGACATCGCGAAGGTCAAGGCGTTCGCCGTCGCGCATGGGCTCACGGTTGCGCGCGAAGACGCCGCGGAGCGTTCGGTGCTGCTGAGCGGCACGATCGCGCAGTTCCAGGCCGCGTTCGAGGTCAAGCTCGAGCACTACCAGCACCATACGGCCGGGCAGTTTCGCGGTCGCACCGGCACGATCAGCGTGCCGGACGATCTGCATGGCGTCGTCGAGGCCGTGCTTGGGCTCGACAACCGTCCGCAGGCACGGCCGCACTTCCGCATCCGGCCACCGTTCGCGGCGGCGCGTGCGCGGCAGGAGTCGTTCACGCCGTTGCAGCTTGCATCGCTATACGAGTTTCCGCAGAGTGACGGCGACGGCCAGTGCGTCGGCATCATCGAGCTGGGCGGCGGCTATAACACGTCCGACCTGAAAGCCTATTTCGCGAGCCTCGGCGTCGCCGCGCCGACGGTGAAGTCGATCGGCGTCGATCAGAGCGGCAACAAGCCGAGCGGCGACCCGAACGGGCCGGACGGCGAAGTCACACTCGACGTCGAGATCGTCGGCGCACTGGTGCCGCGCGCGACCATCGCCGTCTACTTCACGCAGAACAGCGACGCGGGTTTTCTCGACGCGGTCAACCGCGCGGTACACGACACGGCCAACAAGCCGTCGGTGATCTCGATCAGTTGGGGCGCGCCGGAATCGGTCTGGACCGGCCAGTCGATGCAGGCATTCAACAGCGTGCTGCAGTCGGCGGCGGCGCTCGGCGTAACGATCTGCGCGGCGTCGGGCGACAGCGGTTCGAGCGACGGTTCGGGCGGCGGCGATCAGGTCGATTTCCCGGCGTCGAGCCCGTATGTGCTCGCGTGCGGCGGCACGAGCGTGACCGCATCGGGTTCGTCGATCACGCACGAGGTCGTGTGGAACGACGGCGAGCAGGGCGGTGCGAGCGGCGGCGGCGTGAGCACCGCGTTCCCGGTGCCCGTGTGGCAGAAGAACCTGTCGGCAACGTCGACGGGAGGCGGCAGCAAGGCGTTGAGCGGGCGCGGTGTGCCGGATGTAGCCGGCGATGCATCGCCCATTACCGGCTACAGCGTGCTGATCGATGGTACGCAGACGGTGGTCGGCGGCACCAGCGCGGTCGCGCCGTTGTGGGCCGGACTGATCGCGCGGATCAACGCGGCGAAGGGGCAGCCGGCCGGCTTCGTCAATGCAAAGCTCTACAAGGCGCCGGGCGCATGCAACGACATTACGCAAGGCAACAACGGCAGCTTCGCGGCGTCGAAGGGATGGGACGCCTGCACGGGACTTGGCAGTCCCAATGGCGGGAAGGTGGCGGCCGCACTATAG
- a CDS encoding S10 family peptidase has product MTNTESASGNQHSSHDAPAAATATAGTATTTSAPHKAKGGDQPFFDPVAYGNGPDDSVTATDESAAITHHAITIGGHKINYTATAGHLVIVDPSSSQPEARMFYVAFTQDNQKEETRPVTFFYNGGPGSSSVFVLLGSFAPRRIKTSMPDFTPPAPYSMEDNPDSLLDKSDLVFINPVGTGYSAAIAPKKNRDFWGVDQDADSIKQFIKRFLTKNNRWNSPKYLFGESYGTARSCVLAYRLHEDGVDLNGITLQSSILDYTQAGNPVGALPTAAADAWYHKKLGVAPRPTDLGAFAEEVAQFARTDYLAALRKFPTTDAATVEKLSEYTGIDKTTLLAWSLDIAGYDSRGNSLFLTTLLKSQGLALGEYDGRVTAIDTGIAGKIDPNSGGNDPTMTAVTGVYTTMWNVYLNEQLKYTSNSSFTDLNDQAFKYWDFSHIDPTGAQKGVDSKGNIILYTAGDLAAVMALNPDLKVLSANGFYDFVTPFYQTVLDLQQMPLVSQQVRQNLSARFYPSGHMVYLDGGSRTALKADLAQMYEATVSNTQALGRIRALQARVAK; this is encoded by the coding sequence ATGACGAACACAGAGTCAGCTTCCGGCAATCAGCATTCGTCGCACGACGCGCCCGCCGCGGCCACGGCCACGGCAGGTACAGCCACCACCACGAGCGCGCCGCACAAGGCCAAGGGCGGCGACCAGCCGTTCTTCGATCCGGTCGCCTACGGCAACGGACCGGACGACTCGGTGACCGCAACCGACGAAAGCGCCGCGATCACGCACCACGCGATCACGATCGGCGGACACAAGATCAATTACACGGCGACGGCGGGTCATCTCGTGATCGTCGACCCGAGCAGTTCTCAACCCGAAGCGCGGATGTTCTACGTCGCGTTCACGCAGGACAACCAGAAGGAAGAAACGCGGCCGGTCACGTTCTTCTATAACGGCGGGCCGGGGTCGTCGTCGGTCTTCGTGCTGCTCGGGTCGTTCGCGCCGCGCCGCATCAAGACATCGATGCCGGATTTCACGCCGCCCGCGCCGTATTCGATGGAAGACAATCCGGACAGTCTGCTGGACAAAAGCGATCTGGTCTTTATCAACCCGGTCGGCACCGGCTATTCGGCGGCGATCGCGCCGAAAAAGAATCGCGACTTCTGGGGCGTCGATCAGGACGCGGACTCGATCAAGCAGTTCATCAAGCGCTTTCTGACGAAGAACAATCGCTGGAACTCGCCGAAATACTTGTTCGGTGAGTCTTACGGCACGGCGCGCAGTTGCGTGCTCGCGTACCGGTTGCATGAAGACGGCGTCGATCTGAACGGCATCACGCTGCAATCGTCGATTCTCGATTACACGCAGGCCGGCAACCCGGTCGGCGCGCTGCCCACGGCGGCCGCGGACGCGTGGTATCACAAGAAACTCGGCGTCGCGCCGCGGCCGACCGATCTCGGCGCGTTTGCCGAAGAGGTCGCGCAATTCGCGCGCACCGACTATCTGGCCGCGCTGCGGAAGTTTCCGACCACCGACGCCGCGACCGTCGAAAAGCTCAGCGAATACACCGGCATCGACAAAACGACGCTGCTCGCATGGAGCCTCGATATCGCCGGCTACGACAGCCGCGGCAATTCGCTTTTCCTGACCACGCTGCTGAAGTCGCAGGGCCTGGCGCTCGGCGAATACGATGGCCGTGTCACGGCGATCGATACCGGCATCGCCGGCAAGATCGACCCGAACTCCGGCGGCAACGACCCGACGATGACGGCCGTCACTGGCGTCTATACGACGATGTGGAACGTGTATCTGAACGAGCAACTGAAGTACACGTCGAATTCGTCGTTCACCGACCTCAACGATCAGGCTTTCAAGTATTGGGATTTCAGCCATATCGATCCGACCGGCGCGCAGAAAGGCGTCGATTCGAAGGGCAACATCATTCTCTATACGGCCGGCGACCTTGCCGCGGTGATGGCGCTCAATCCTGACCTGAAGGTACTGTCCGCGAACGGCTTCTACGATTTCGTCACGCCGTTCTATCAGACTGTGCTCGATCTTCAGCAGATGCCGCTGGTCAGCCAGCAGGTGCGGCAGAACCTGTCCGCGCGCTTCTATCCGTCGGGGCATATGGTCTATCTCGACGGTGGCTCGCGCACCGCGCTGAAAGCCGATCTTGCGCAGATGTACGAGGCGACCGTGTCGAATACCCAGGCACTCGGGCGGATTCGCGCGTTGCAGGCGCGGGTCGCAAAGTAA
- a CDS encoding RNA-binding protein, whose translation MNLTVRNIAESCSEQQVREFLTRELGHYAKSVEVVDIGKPGAYATVELAANVPYVGDVIARQIQGRHLGGQPLEASADLFSDEPPAER comes from the coding sequence ATGAATCTGACCGTGCGCAATATCGCCGAGTCGTGCAGCGAGCAGCAGGTGCGGGAGTTTCTGACGCGCGAACTCGGGCATTACGCGAAAAGCGTCGAGGTGGTGGACATCGGCAAACCCGGTGCCTACGCGACGGTCGAACTGGCCGCCAATGTGCCGTATGTCGGCGACGTGATCGCGCGACAGATTCAGGGCAGGCACCTTGGCGGTCAGCCGCTCGAAGCGAGCGCCGATCTGTTTAGCGACGAGCCGCCCGCCGAGCGCTAA
- the nadE gene encoding ammonia-dependent NAD(+) synthetase: MTQPDPAARQAGIAAEMHVTGQFDANREIERRVDFLANYLRGSGLKTYVLGISGGVDSTTAGRLAQLAVERLRSDNYDARFIAIRLPYGEQRDEADAQQALGFICADENLTIDIKPAADAMLASLDKSGVLFNDEAQQDFVHGNIKARQRMIAQYAVAGARGGVVIGTDHAAESVMGFFTKFGDGGADVLPLAGLSKRRVRAVAKTLGAPDALAHKVPTADLEMLRPLRPDEDAYGIPYDAIDDFLEGKPVDEAARNVILRFYEATRHKRALPYTPFDWPEHTDGE; encoded by the coding sequence ATGACCCAACCCGATCCAGCCGCCCGCCAGGCGGGCATTGCAGCGGAAATGCACGTCACCGGGCAATTCGATGCAAATCGCGAAATCGAGCGCAGAGTCGATTTTCTGGCGAACTATCTGCGCGGCAGCGGCCTGAAAACCTATGTGCTGGGCATTAGCGGCGGCGTCGATTCGACCACGGCAGGCCGTCTCGCGCAACTCGCGGTCGAACGTCTGCGCTCGGACAATTACGACGCGCGATTTATTGCAATACGTCTGCCTTACGGCGAACAGCGAGACGAAGCCGACGCACAGCAGGCATTAGGTTTCATTTGTGCAGACGAAAATCTGACGATCGATATCAAACCCGCTGCCGATGCAATGCTCGCGTCGCTCGATAAAAGCGGCGTGTTATTCAACGACGAAGCGCAGCAGGATTTCGTGCACGGCAATATCAAGGCGCGCCAGCGCATGATCGCGCAGTATGCAGTAGCCGGCGCGCGCGGCGGCGTCGTGATCGGCACGGACCACGCAGCCGAATCGGTAATGGGCTTCTTCACGAAATTCGGCGACGGCGGCGCCGACGTGCTGCCGCTTGCCGGACTGAGCAAACGCCGCGTGCGCGCGGTCGCGAAGACACTGGGCGCACCCGACGCGTTGGCCCACAAGGTGCCGACCGCCGACCTCGAGATGCTGCGCCCGCTGCGTCCCGACGAAGACGCCTATGGCATTCCGTACGACGCGATCGACGATTTCCTCGAAGGCAAGCCGGTCGACGAAGCCGCGCGCAATGTGATTCTGCGGTTCTATGAAGCGACGCGTCACAAGCGCGCGTTGCCGTATACGCCGTTTGACTGGCCGGAGCACACGGACGGGGAATAG
- a CDS encoding L,D-transpeptidase: protein MVFVTLCAWWCASAFSAPGYPTASAQAAAKASVSPAYAANPASRPLPTLNARAVAAPDAAGVVDPRRAFVLRDVFAQDVNRRLKVPAAEQRAYADRLEAALDAHVLGNVSGEYVVLVDRNANVQALFIYFRAAPADAWQMIGASPVSTGRPGEYDHFITPLGVFEHTPDNMDFRSEGTENENHIRGYGRRDMRIFDLGWAQGERGWGKGGMSQMRLQIHATDPTRLEPLLGIRHSKGCVRIPASLNAFLDHYGILDAEYAQLVDSGKSLWVLKSDRQIMPWAGRFIVVVDSQRKGRPGWSPAPGAVARTKMPAHADTAD from the coding sequence ATGGTGTTCGTAACGCTCTGCGCATGGTGGTGCGCGAGTGCGTTCTCGGCACCGGGTTATCCGACGGCGTCCGCGCAAGCGGCCGCGAAGGCCTCGGTGTCGCCGGCGTACGCGGCGAATCCCGCGAGCCGGCCGCTGCCCACGCTCAACGCGCGAGCCGTCGCCGCGCCCGATGCGGCCGGCGTCGTCGATCCGCGCCGCGCGTTCGTGTTGCGCGACGTGTTTGCGCAGGACGTGAACCGCCGCCTCAAGGTGCCGGCCGCCGAGCAGCGCGCGTACGCTGACCGTCTCGAAGCCGCGCTCGACGCGCACGTGCTCGGCAATGTGTCGGGCGAATACGTCGTGCTGGTAGATCGCAATGCCAACGTGCAGGCGCTCTTCATTTATTTCCGCGCGGCGCCGGCGGACGCCTGGCAGATGATCGGCGCATCGCCGGTGTCGACCGGACGACCCGGCGAGTACGACCACTTCATCACGCCGCTCGGCGTATTCGAACATACGCCGGACAACATGGACTTTCGCTCCGAGGGCACCGAGAACGAAAACCATATTCGCGGCTACGGCCGGCGCGACATGCGCATCTTCGACCTCGGCTGGGCGCAGGGTGAGCGCGGTTGGGGCAAGGGCGGCATGTCGCAGATGCGCCTGCAGATCCATGCGACCGATCCCACGCGGCTCGAGCCGCTACTCGGCATTCGCCATTCGAAGGGCTGCGTGCGGATTCCCGCGTCGCTCAACGCGTTTCTCGACCACTACGGCATTCTCGACGCCGAATACGCGCAGCTCGTCGATTCGGGCAAATCGCTGTGGGTGCTGAAGAGCGACCGGCAGATCATGCCGTGGGCGGGGCGCTTTATCGTCGTGGTCGATTCGCAGCGCAAAGGGCGTCCGGGGTGGTCGCCCGCGCCGGGCGCCGTCGCGCGCACGAAAATGCCGGCTCATGCGGATACGGCGGACTGA